A genomic region of Anas acuta chromosome 1, bAnaAcu1.1, whole genome shotgun sequence contains the following coding sequences:
- the PCDH8 gene encoding protocadherin-8 isoform X1: MGPLRLLAASCLLAVSRCKTVRYRTDEEGAPGTVIGTLADEMPVKAPGEMSFRLMRQFSNSSLVRVREEDGQLSIGEAGLDRERLCGQAPQCVLAFDVVSCWRERYRLVHVELEVRDINDNAPRFPRAQMTLEVSESAAPGTRLPLEVAVDEDVGSNSIQSFQVSLNSHFGVEAQTRADGARCADLVLLQELDRERQPSYTLELVAKDGGSPARSGTATVHVRVLDANDNSPTFARGSVTVELPEDAPPGSLLLDLDADDPDEGPNGEVVYAFGSQVPPEARRLFRLDPRSGRLTLEAAVDYERTRTYELDVRAQDRGASPRAATCTVIVRLADVNDNAPRISISALRGAGSAAGVAYVSEAAASESFVALVSASDRDSGANGQVRCSLRGHDHFALQRAYEDSYMIVTTAALDRERIPEYNLTVVAEDLGSPPFKTVRQYTVRVSDENDNAPLFAKPLYEVAVPENNPPGAYITTVVARDPDLGHNGKVTYRLLETQVMGAPISTYVSVDPATGAIYALRTFNYEILKQLDLRIQATDGGSPQLSSSTLVKVRMVDQNDNPPVIIHPVLTNGSVEIGVSSKTSRDSLVAQIKARDADDGANAELTFAFLEEPQQDLFTINPSTGDIVLRGDLSEELGQLFKVILTVTDNGRPPLATTATVNFLVTATAPSSIQEVAKPSSWEGKALQWDIPLIVIIVLAGSCTLLLVAIITIATTCNRRKKGNEIKNNASLKEQIDISHLEKGRQEDSSPRGNVFEVRTFPSKTSFTSPDPSPAAEEISAAESSSDSAGLYEGQKRLRGPSGEQGFAAAPSFGKEPAPPVAIWKGHSFNTISGREAEKFSGKDSGKGDSDFNDSDSDISGDALKKDLITHMQNGLWACTAECKILGHSDRCWSPSCSRANPHPSPHPSAPLSTFCKSTSLPRDPLRRDNFYQAQLPKTVGLQSVYEKVLHRDFDRTITLLSPPRPARLPDLQEIGVPLYPAPSTRYLGPQTDTTEKV; this comes from the exons ATGGGCCCGCTGCGGCTGCTGGCggccagctgcctgctggccgTGTCCCGCTGCAAGACCGTGAGGTACCGCACCGACGAGGAAGGGGCTCCGGGCACGGTGATCGGCACGCTGGCCGATGAGATGCCGGTGAAGGCTCCCGGGGAGATGAGCTTCCGACTGATGCGGCAGTTCAGCAACAGCTCGCTGGTGCGGGTGCGGGAGGAGGACGGGCAGCTGAGCATCGGGGAAGCGGGGCTGGACCGGGAGCGGCTGTGTGGGCAGGCCCCGCAGTGCGTGCTGGCCTTCGACGTGgtgagctgctggagggagcgCTACCGCCTGGTGCACGTGGAGCTGGAGGTGCGCGACATCAACGACAACGCGCCGCGCTTCCCCCGGGCGCAGATGACGCTGGAGGTGTCGGAGAGCGCAGCTCCTGGCACGCGCCTCCCGCTGGAGGTGGCGGTGGATGAGGACGTGGGCTCCAACTCCATCCAGAGCTTCCAGGTCTCCCTCAACAGCCACTTTGGAGTGGAGGCACAGACGCGAGCGGATGGGGCACGCTGCGCCGACCTGgtgctgctccaggagctggacCGTGAGCGCCAGCCCTCCTACACCCTGGAACTGGTGGCCAAGGACGGCGGCAGCCCAGCACGCTCGGGCACAGCCACCGTGCATGTCCGTGTCCTCGACGCCAACGACAACAGCCCCACTTTCGCCCGGGGCTCAGTCACGGTGGAGCTGCCTGAGGACGCGCCACCCGGCTCCCTGCTGCTCGACCTGGACGCCGATGACCCTGACGAGGGCCCCAATGGGGAAGTGGTCTACGCCTTTGGCAGCCAGGTGCCCCCCGAGGCACGGCGGCTCTTCCGCCTCGACCCGCGCTCTGGCCGCCTGACGCTGGAGGCCGCCGTGGACTACGAACGCACCCGCACCTACGAGCTGGACGTGCGTGCCCAGGACCGTGGCGCCAGCCCCCGCGCTGCCACCTGCACCGTCATCGTGCGCCTTGCCGACGTCAACGACAACGCGCCACGCATCAGCATCAGTGCCCTCCGTGGGGCCGGCAGTGCCGCCGGCGTGGCCTACGTCAGTGAGGCAGCGGCCAGCGAGAGCTTCGTGGCCCTGGTCAGTGCCTCTGACCGTGACTCGGGTGCCAACGGGCAAGTGCGCTGCAGCCTCCGTGGCCATGACCACTTCGCCCTGCAGCGTGCCTACGAGGACAGCTACATGATCGTCACCACGGCAGCACTGGACCGTGAGCGCATCCCTGAGTATAACCTCACTGTGGTGGCTGAGGACCTGGGCTCACCGCCCTTCAAGACCGTCCGCCAGTACACGGTGAGGGTGAGCGATGAAAACGACAACGCACCGCTCTTTGCCAAGCCCCTCTACGAGGTGGCCGTGCCGGAGAACAACCCCCCGGGTGCCTACATCACCACTGTGGTGGCCCGAGACCCTGATCTTGGCCACAACGGTAAGGTCACCTACAGACTGCTGGAGACCCAAGTCATGGGGGCCCCCATCTCCACCTATGTCTCAGTGGATCCCGCCACTGGGGCCATCTATGCCCTTAGGACGTTCAACTATGAGATACTCAAGCAGCTGGACCTGAGGATCCAGGCCACCGACGGAGGCTCCccacagctctccagcagcactCTTGTCAAGGTGAGGATGGTGGACCAGAACGACAACCCTCCCGTCATCATCCACCCAGTGCTCACCAACGGGTCAGTGGAAATCGGCGTGTCCAGCAAGACCTCCCGTGACTCCCTGGTGGCCCAGATCAAAGCTCGAGATGCAGATGATGGGGCCAATGCCGAGCTCACCTTTGCCTTCCTGGAAGAGCCCCAGCAGGACCTTTTCACTATTAACCCGAGCACTGGGGACATTGTGCTGAGGGGCGACCTCTCCGAAGAGCTGGGACAGCTGTTCAAGGTCATCCTCACTGTGACAGACAATGGCAGACCCCCTCTGGCCACGACTGCCACAGTCAACTTCCTGGTGACCGCCACTGCTCCTTCCAGTATTCAGGAGGTAGccaagcccagctcctgggaaggaaaggcTTTGCAGTGGGACATCCCTCTGATCGTGATCATCGTCCTGGCGGGCAGCTGCACCCTCCTCCTGGTGGCCATCATCACCATTGCCACCACCTGCAACAGGCGCAAGAAGGGGAACGAGATCAAAAACAATGCCTCCTTGAAGGAGCAGATAGACATCTCCCACCTGGAGAAGGGCCGGCAGGAGGACAGCAGCCCGAGGGGAAATGTGTTTGAGGTACGAACCTTTCCCAGCAAAACCTCTTTCACCAGCCCCGACCCTTCTCCGGCAGCCGAAGAGATCTCTGCCGCTGAGAGCAGCAGCGACAGCGCTGGCCTCTACGAGGGTCAGAAGAGGCTCAGAGGACCCAGCGGGGAG cagggttttgctgctgctccGAGCTTTGGCAAAGAGCCTGCTCCCCCCGTGGCCATCTGGAAGGGGCACTCCTTCAACACCATCTCCGGCCGAGAGGCGGAGAAGTTCAGCGGCAAAGACAGCGGCAAAGGCGACAGCGATTTCAATGACAGCGACTCGGACATCAGCGGAGATGCCCTGAAGAAGGACCTCATCACGCACATGCAGAATG GTCTGTGGGCTTGTACAGCCGAGTGCAAGATCCTGGGTCACTCGGACCGCTGCTGGAGCCCGTCCTGCAGCCGAGCCAACCCccacccctctccccacccctcgGCGCCCCTCTCCACCTTCTGCAAAAGCACCTCCTTGCCCAGAGACCCCCTCCGCAGGGACAACTTTTACCAGGCCCAGCTGCCGAAGACAGTGGGGCTCCAGAGCGTCTACGAGAAGGTGCTGCACAGGGACTTTGACCGGACGATcacactgctctcccctccacGTCCCGCACGGCTCCCCGACCTCCAGGAGATCGGGGTGCCCCTCTACCCAGCCCCCTCGACTAGATACCTGGGTCCCCAGACTGACACCACCGAGAAAGTGTAG
- the PCDH8 gene encoding protocadherin-8 isoform X2 encodes MGPLRLLAASCLLAVSRCKTVRYRTDEEGAPGTVIGTLADEMPVKAPGEMSFRLMRQFSNSSLVRVREEDGQLSIGEAGLDRERLCGQAPQCVLAFDVVSCWRERYRLVHVELEVRDINDNAPRFPRAQMTLEVSESAAPGTRLPLEVAVDEDVGSNSIQSFQVSLNSHFGVEAQTRADGARCADLVLLQELDRERQPSYTLELVAKDGGSPARSGTATVHVRVLDANDNSPTFARGSVTVELPEDAPPGSLLLDLDADDPDEGPNGEVVYAFGSQVPPEARRLFRLDPRSGRLTLEAAVDYERTRTYELDVRAQDRGASPRAATCTVIVRLADVNDNAPRISISALRGAGSAAGVAYVSEAAASESFVALVSASDRDSGANGQVRCSLRGHDHFALQRAYEDSYMIVTTAALDRERIPEYNLTVVAEDLGSPPFKTVRQYTVRVSDENDNAPLFAKPLYEVAVPENNPPGAYITTVVARDPDLGHNGKVTYRLLETQVMGAPISTYVSVDPATGAIYALRTFNYEILKQLDLRIQATDGGSPQLSSSTLVKVRMVDQNDNPPVIIHPVLTNGSVEIGVSSKTSRDSLVAQIKARDADDGANAELTFAFLEEPQQDLFTINPSTGDIVLRGDLSEELGQLFKVILTVTDNGRPPLATTATVNFLVTATAPSSIQEVAKPSSWEGKALQWDIPLIVIIVLAGSCTLLLVAIITIATTCNRRKKGNEIKNNASLKEQIDISHLEKGRQEDSSPRGNVFEVRTFPSKTSFTSPDPSPAAEEISAAESSSDSAGLYEGQKRLRGPSGEGFAAAPSFGKEPAPPVAIWKGHSFNTISGREAEKFSGKDSGKGDSDFNDSDSDISGDALKKDLITHMQNGLWACTAECKILGHSDRCWSPSCSRANPHPSPHPSAPLSTFCKSTSLPRDPLRRDNFYQAQLPKTVGLQSVYEKVLHRDFDRTITLLSPPRPARLPDLQEIGVPLYPAPSTRYLGPQTDTTEKV; translated from the exons ATGGGCCCGCTGCGGCTGCTGGCggccagctgcctgctggccgTGTCCCGCTGCAAGACCGTGAGGTACCGCACCGACGAGGAAGGGGCTCCGGGCACGGTGATCGGCACGCTGGCCGATGAGATGCCGGTGAAGGCTCCCGGGGAGATGAGCTTCCGACTGATGCGGCAGTTCAGCAACAGCTCGCTGGTGCGGGTGCGGGAGGAGGACGGGCAGCTGAGCATCGGGGAAGCGGGGCTGGACCGGGAGCGGCTGTGTGGGCAGGCCCCGCAGTGCGTGCTGGCCTTCGACGTGgtgagctgctggagggagcgCTACCGCCTGGTGCACGTGGAGCTGGAGGTGCGCGACATCAACGACAACGCGCCGCGCTTCCCCCGGGCGCAGATGACGCTGGAGGTGTCGGAGAGCGCAGCTCCTGGCACGCGCCTCCCGCTGGAGGTGGCGGTGGATGAGGACGTGGGCTCCAACTCCATCCAGAGCTTCCAGGTCTCCCTCAACAGCCACTTTGGAGTGGAGGCACAGACGCGAGCGGATGGGGCACGCTGCGCCGACCTGgtgctgctccaggagctggacCGTGAGCGCCAGCCCTCCTACACCCTGGAACTGGTGGCCAAGGACGGCGGCAGCCCAGCACGCTCGGGCACAGCCACCGTGCATGTCCGTGTCCTCGACGCCAACGACAACAGCCCCACTTTCGCCCGGGGCTCAGTCACGGTGGAGCTGCCTGAGGACGCGCCACCCGGCTCCCTGCTGCTCGACCTGGACGCCGATGACCCTGACGAGGGCCCCAATGGGGAAGTGGTCTACGCCTTTGGCAGCCAGGTGCCCCCCGAGGCACGGCGGCTCTTCCGCCTCGACCCGCGCTCTGGCCGCCTGACGCTGGAGGCCGCCGTGGACTACGAACGCACCCGCACCTACGAGCTGGACGTGCGTGCCCAGGACCGTGGCGCCAGCCCCCGCGCTGCCACCTGCACCGTCATCGTGCGCCTTGCCGACGTCAACGACAACGCGCCACGCATCAGCATCAGTGCCCTCCGTGGGGCCGGCAGTGCCGCCGGCGTGGCCTACGTCAGTGAGGCAGCGGCCAGCGAGAGCTTCGTGGCCCTGGTCAGTGCCTCTGACCGTGACTCGGGTGCCAACGGGCAAGTGCGCTGCAGCCTCCGTGGCCATGACCACTTCGCCCTGCAGCGTGCCTACGAGGACAGCTACATGATCGTCACCACGGCAGCACTGGACCGTGAGCGCATCCCTGAGTATAACCTCACTGTGGTGGCTGAGGACCTGGGCTCACCGCCCTTCAAGACCGTCCGCCAGTACACGGTGAGGGTGAGCGATGAAAACGACAACGCACCGCTCTTTGCCAAGCCCCTCTACGAGGTGGCCGTGCCGGAGAACAACCCCCCGGGTGCCTACATCACCACTGTGGTGGCCCGAGACCCTGATCTTGGCCACAACGGTAAGGTCACCTACAGACTGCTGGAGACCCAAGTCATGGGGGCCCCCATCTCCACCTATGTCTCAGTGGATCCCGCCACTGGGGCCATCTATGCCCTTAGGACGTTCAACTATGAGATACTCAAGCAGCTGGACCTGAGGATCCAGGCCACCGACGGAGGCTCCccacagctctccagcagcactCTTGTCAAGGTGAGGATGGTGGACCAGAACGACAACCCTCCCGTCATCATCCACCCAGTGCTCACCAACGGGTCAGTGGAAATCGGCGTGTCCAGCAAGACCTCCCGTGACTCCCTGGTGGCCCAGATCAAAGCTCGAGATGCAGATGATGGGGCCAATGCCGAGCTCACCTTTGCCTTCCTGGAAGAGCCCCAGCAGGACCTTTTCACTATTAACCCGAGCACTGGGGACATTGTGCTGAGGGGCGACCTCTCCGAAGAGCTGGGACAGCTGTTCAAGGTCATCCTCACTGTGACAGACAATGGCAGACCCCCTCTGGCCACGACTGCCACAGTCAACTTCCTGGTGACCGCCACTGCTCCTTCCAGTATTCAGGAGGTAGccaagcccagctcctgggaaggaaaggcTTTGCAGTGGGACATCCCTCTGATCGTGATCATCGTCCTGGCGGGCAGCTGCACCCTCCTCCTGGTGGCCATCATCACCATTGCCACCACCTGCAACAGGCGCAAGAAGGGGAACGAGATCAAAAACAATGCCTCCTTGAAGGAGCAGATAGACATCTCCCACCTGGAGAAGGGCCGGCAGGAGGACAGCAGCCCGAGGGGAAATGTGTTTGAGGTACGAACCTTTCCCAGCAAAACCTCTTTCACCAGCCCCGACCCTTCTCCGGCAGCCGAAGAGATCTCTGCCGCTGAGAGCAGCAGCGACAGCGCTGGCCTCTACGAGGGTCAGAAGAGGCTCAGAGGACCCAGCGGGGAG ggttttgctgctgctccGAGCTTTGGCAAAGAGCCTGCTCCCCCCGTGGCCATCTGGAAGGGGCACTCCTTCAACACCATCTCCGGCCGAGAGGCGGAGAAGTTCAGCGGCAAAGACAGCGGCAAAGGCGACAGCGATTTCAATGACAGCGACTCGGACATCAGCGGAGATGCCCTGAAGAAGGACCTCATCACGCACATGCAGAATG GTCTGTGGGCTTGTACAGCCGAGTGCAAGATCCTGGGTCACTCGGACCGCTGCTGGAGCCCGTCCTGCAGCCGAGCCAACCCccacccctctccccacccctcgGCGCCCCTCTCCACCTTCTGCAAAAGCACCTCCTTGCCCAGAGACCCCCTCCGCAGGGACAACTTTTACCAGGCCCAGCTGCCGAAGACAGTGGGGCTCCAGAGCGTCTACGAGAAGGTGCTGCACAGGGACTTTGACCGGACGATcacactgctctcccctccacGTCCCGCACGGCTCCCCGACCTCCAGGAGATCGGGGTGCCCCTCTACCCAGCCCCCTCGACTAGATACCTGGGTCCCCAGACTGACACCACCGAGAAAGTGTAG